In Bacteroidia bacterium, the genomic window GCGTTAGCGTAGCCCGTAGCACGCCGACCTTGCCCACACAAGCGCAAGCGAAGTGTGGGCAAGGGCACGCCCAAAAATAATCCTAATGCGCTTCTAACCAATTTTTTCCTATACCTACACTTACCTCTACAGGCACTTTTAACTGTAAAGCATCCTTCATTTCTCTAACTATAATTGGCTTGACAATATCTACCTCATGTTCAGGCACTTCAAACAAAAGTTCGTCATGAACCTGCAAAAGCATCTTCGTTTGATAGGATTTGAGCGCCGCAGCAATGTTAATCATGGCTTTTTTTATCATATCTGCTGCTGTACCCTGAATAGGCGTGTTGATAGCATTTCGCTCCGCAAAATTTCTAACTGCAGGTGTAGCAGAGAGAATATCAGGCAAATACCGCTTTCTACCTAACAAAGTTTGTACATATCCATGCTCACGAGCATAATTGACCATCGCATCCATAAAAGCTTTTACCTTAGGGTACTGCGTGAAATAACTCTCAATAATTTGAGCAGCTTCTTTACGTGGGATCCCCAATCGTTCCGATAAGCCATGTGCTGAAATTCCGTAAATAATTCCAAAATTGACTGTTTTAGCTTTTCTACGCATGTCAGGAGTAACTTTATCTATATCCACATTAAAAATTTTGGACGCCGTAGAAGCATGAATGTCTTGCCCTTCCAAAAAGGCTTGAATTAAACTTTCATCTTCACTCATAGATGCCATAATACGCAACTCTATTTGAGAATAATCCGCAGAAAGTAAAACGTAACCTTCAGGAGCAATAAAAGCTTTACGAATTTCTTTACCTTTTTCAGTCCGAATAGGAATATTTTGTAAATTTGGTTGGTTAGAACTCAACCTACCTGTAACGGCAACCGCTTGATTAAAAGAAGTATGCACACGATTTGTTTTCGGATTAACTAATTCGGGTAAAGCATCTATATATGTGGATTTTAGTTTAGCCAACTCTCTGTACTCTAATACTTTGCGGGGAATATTAACTATGCTTTTTCCTTGCTCTGCGGCTTCTATATCCAATTTCAGGGCTAATTTTTCTAAAATCTCCTCTCCCGTAGCATACTGACCGCTTTTTTTGGTTTTTTCTCCTTTGTCCAATTTAAGCACTTCAAAAAGCATTTCCCCCAACTGCCGTGGCGAATTGAGATTAAAAGGTATTCCTACATAGTCTTGTATTTCTTTCTCTAACTGCTCCATTTCTTTTTCTAAAACTTGTGAATACTGCTTCAAAAATTCTACATCTATCAAAACACCTGCTATCTCCATTTGGGCTAAAACAGGCATAAGCGGCATTTCTACTTCATTGAACAGAGAATAAACTTCTTTTTCATGCAGCTTAGGTGATAAGTGCAGATATAATTGCCAAGTAACGTCTGCATCCTCGGCAGCATACTCTGCTACTTTTTCTATGGGTACTTCTGCCATAGAAATTTGTTTTTGTCCTTTTCCAATCAGAGTATCAATAGAGATGGGTACATAGTTGAGATAAGTTTCTGAAAGCATGTCCATAGTGTGCTTCATTTCAGGCTGAATGAGATAATTAGCCAACATAGTGTCAAAAAAGTGTCCTTTTACAGGTATGCCCTGCCAATGTAAAACTTGAATATCAAATTTGAGGTTGTGCCCTATTTTGAGAATGGTTTCATCGGCAAAAATGGGTTTTAGATATTTTTGAATGGTTTTTAAGGGCAGTTCTGCATTACAAGGAACATAATAGGCTTTATGTTTTTCAAAGCAGAAAGCTACTCCGACTAATTCACAGTTATGTGTGTAGGTAGAAGTAGTTTCGGTATCAAAACAAAAAGCAGGCTGAATAGAAAGTTCGTAAGCTAATTCTTTCAATTTTTGTTCATCAGATATGATAATGTATTCATGGGGCGTATCATGAATTGTATTTTTTTGCAAGGGAGAGCTTGTATTTTCAAATAAAGAAGGTGAAATACTTTGTGTTTTGGGCTTGCTTTTTGTGGAAGTTGGAATTACTACATTTCCAAATAAATCCTTTTGAACATTTTCCTTTTCGCCGAATAGCCTTTTAGACAAAGTCTTAAACTCTAATTCTTCAAAAATAGCTTTGAGTTCTGTTTGATTGAAAGGGGAGGCTTTGAGTTTGTCTAATTCTAATTCAATAGGTACATCTGTGCGAATGGTGGCTAATTGTTTAGATTCTAAACCTTGTTGTGCATATTGAATGACGTTTTCTTTAAGTTTACCTTTGAGTTTATCTGCGTTTTGAATAAGATTTTCAACAGAGCCATACTCTTGGATAAGTTTTTTTGCTGTCTTTTCGCCGATGCCAGGGATACCTTTGATATTATCTACGTTATCGCCCCATAGTCCAAGCACGTCAGGGACTTGGGCAGGAGGTACGCCAAATTTATCAATTACGCCTTGTATATCTAAAATTTCAATTTCATTACCTACTCGTTTTGGGCGGTAGCATATAATGTTTTCTTCTACTAACTGACAAAAATCTTTATCGGGGGTCATCATATAAGTTTTTATGCCTTGTTGGGCGGCTTTTTTAGCTAATGTGCCAATTACGTCGTCAGCTTCATAGCCAGGTACAGAGAGTTTAGGTATGCCCATAGCGTCAAGAATTCGGTGTATGTAGGGGATAGCATCCAGAATTTCTTTTGGGGTATCGGGGCGATGTGCTTTGTAAGCAGCATTTTGTTCGTGTCTAAAAGTAGGTTCGTGAGTATCAAAAGCTACGCCGATATAATCGGGTTTTTCTTTTTGTAGGACTTCTAATAGAGAGTTGCAAAAGCCGAAAATAGCCGAAGTGTCAAAGCCTTTTGAGGTTTTACGGGGATTTTGGATAAAAGCAAAGTGCGCTCTGTACACTAACGCCATTCCATCTAATAAAAATAAACGGGGCTGTTCATTCATACTCAAAGGTAAGAAAAAAGTAGCTCAAAAGTTTAAACAATTGCATGAAGGTCAGTTGGGACTATTCAAAAAACGGCATAAAATAATTTATTGGATTAAGTCCATTTTCGTTTTATAGGGTGGATGATAATTTGATTTTTTTGGTTTGGGCGTGCCCTTGTGGGCGTTTCGCTTGCGCTCATGCCCACAAGGTCGGCGTGCTACGGGCTACGTGCGGAATGCCCCGACCCTTGCGCAGCAAGGGGCACGCCCAAAAAATAAAAAAACATAATTGCATGTAGTCATACTTAACGGATGTCTATGGTCAAAGAGGATGCGTATGCTACTTGACTTTTTGTCATAAACACAAAACATAAAACAAAAAACCGTACCTTTGCAGAATTAAAAATATGAACAAGTTCAAAGGTAACCGCTCTGCTCCTGATGAGAGAAAGTTTGACAAGGATAAACTGAAACAGGAAATTATGCAAGATATGACTAAAAACATAGCTCAAACAAGTAATAAAAAAAATTCTACTTCCAAAGACAAACCCGTTGTGGTTAGAAAACTAAAAAAAGTAGATAAAGGTCATCAAAACTCTAAGAGTAATACAGTCAATAGCTTATCCGATAAAGTTGAAGACAATTCTTTTGATCCTTATTCAAATTTTGGTAACTACGATAACATACGAAAATTAGCAAAAAAAGTGCTTAAACAAAATTCTGCCAATTTTACCGATCTCAAAACACAGATGCAAACTTTAAAGAGACTCCAAAAATTACCTCAAACCGAAGTACGGCTAAATCGTTACATTGCGCACTGTGGAATATGCGCTAGAAGAGAAGCCGATCAACTGATAAGACAAGGTAAAATTAAAGTTAATGGAGTAGTGGTTAAAGAATTAGGTAAAAAAATCAACCCGCAAACCGATGTAGTAGAATACCAAGGTAAGCCAATTCAACCTAAAAAATTTGTTTATATTTTGATGAACAAGCCGAAAGATTGTTTATGTACCTTAAAAGATCCCAAAGGCAGGCGTACAGTGATAGACATTATTGGGAATGCTACTCCTGACCGAGTTTTTCCTGTAGGGCGTTTAGATCGCAATACTATTGGGCTACTGCTGCTTACGAATGATGGGGAATTAGCACAGCGATTGATGCATCCATCTTACAAAATTCCAAAAGTATATAAGGTAACTTTGAGCGAACCTCTACAAAAAGCAGATATCGAAGCTATCAGAAAAGGGATTACTTTGGAAGATGGTTTAGTAGAAATAGATGATATTGAGTACGTTCCAGATACTCATAAAAAACAAGTGGTAATACAAATCCATTCAGGGCGCAACCGCGTAATACGTAGGCTATTTGAACATTTAGGCTATCAAATAGAGAAACTTGATCGCATAATCTACGCTGGTCTGACTAAAAGAGCCTTACCTCGGGGTAAATTTAGATTTTTGACAGAGGAGGAAATTCATGCATTGAGAAAAATGGTCGGTTTGGAAAAGTAGGATTAAACTTGCTTTTACAGTTTATTTAATGTATCTTTGTACTTTGCAACTTATTAAGAATATGTAAAGTTATTGAAGTATGCAAGTTGAGGTCAAGGTAAAACCATATTCGAGTGAAGGAAGTAAAAAGAAGCAAGTTACGGACATGTTCAATAACATTGCGCCGAAATACGATTTTCTCAATCGTTTTTTGAGCGCAGGAATTGACCAAAAATGGCGAAAAAGAGCGATTAAAGAGCTGTCAAAAGAAAAGCCCAAAATAATTTTAGATGTAGCCACAGGAACCGCAGACTTTGCTATTGCTGCCTTAGACCTCAATCCTGAAAAAGTTATAGGCATAGATATATCTGAAAAAATGCTTGCAATAGGTAAGAAAAAAATACAGCAAAAAAAATTACAAGACAAAATAGAACTTACACTTGGCGATTCAGAATCCTTACCTTTTGCAGACAATAGCTTTGATGCCGTAACAGTAGCTTTTGGAGTGAGAAATTTTGAATACCTGACACAGGGGCTATCTGATATCTATCGCGTACTTAAACCTAACGGAACTTTACTAGTTCTGGAATTTTCTAATCCACGCAAATTTCCTGTAAAGCAATTCTACCGCTTCTACGCCGAACATATTTTACCTACTATTGGCTGGCTGTTTTCAAAAGATAGAGCTGCTTATACTTATCTACCTCAATCTATTAAAGTTTTTCCTGACGGAGAAAATTTTTTAGATATTTGCAAAACCATTGGTTACCAACAAACTAAATGGATACCTTTAACAATGGGAATATGCTCAATTTATATCGCCAAAAAGCCTGCTTAGTAGCTTTGATTTTGTGGGTAAGTACGGTGTATGGTCAAACAGCAAGCACTGTTGCCCTACAAGAAAAAAATACAGATGAAAAAACTTACAATGGCGTTCTTTATAAAAAACCTTATGATTTCAAGAAGGGCAAAATAGGTTTTATTTTTGGGCTAAATGTAGCCGATTACGCTGTTATACGCAGAGCAGATGGAATTGATACTTTCAACGCTATTTATGTCAAAGCTGGGCCAGGTATACACTTTGGATTAGTTTGTACCTATAAATTACATAATTTATTAGATATACGCGCTTTGCCTTCTTTTGCCCTACAACAGCGTACTATTCGTTTTGAACAAAGGGCAACCAGAGACACCGCATTCAATAGAACCTCTGAATCGGCAATATTTCAGTTACCTTTGGAAATAAAGTTCAAATCTGAACGGAATGATGATTTTAGAGTGTATTTAATAGGTGGCACATTATTCAGCTATGACATGTCCAATAGAGCAAGCGATAAGGTAAACAGAGATAAACTTATTCGCACTCAACCTTTTGATATAGCAGGGGTAGTAGGCTTCGGGATGGACTTTTATCGCGAAAAAATAAAACTTTCACCTGAAATTAAATTTGCGCATGGCATAAATAACATACTTATACGAGAAACTAACAATTCTTTCAGTAATGGGCTGGATTCTCTTCGTACTCAAACTTTAATGCTTAACTTAATAATTGACTGGTAATTAAAAGATACCTTCTATCACAGGGTAGAAACCATATTTAGTAACTAACTTTTGAGTTTCTTTTTGGGTTATCCACTCTATAAACTCTTTAACTTCACCTTGCGGTTCTTTGATACTAAACAAAAATAACTGGCGAGATAAGGGGTAGGTATTATTCTTAAGATTATTTAAGGTAGGCTCTACATAGCTGGATTGGTGATAGTCTTTGATAGAAATAGCTTTTATAGTCGGCTTTTTATCCACCAATCTACCGAAAGCAATACCATTTGGATTTTTACTTATCCATTCTGTTATCTGCGCGGAGTTGTTTTTTACTATAATGCTAGTATCATAATCTTGACCTCCCATTATTCTGTTTTTGAAAAACTGACAAGTACCTGATTCATCAGGTAAGCGTGCTGCTAAAATGGGTTTGTCTTCTCCACTTAGCTCTTTCCAATTTTTAATTTCTCCTGAATAAATACCTGCAATTTGCTCCGCAGTAAGCTGGTTAACACGATTTTGATTATGTACAAATACACCAATGCACTCCATTGCTATGGCTATTTTTACTCCATTGGTATTGTATTTCGCTTTAAGTTCAGCGATAAAATTACCCGAAGGTGCTTTGGATATGGCACATAAGTCTACTTCCCCTGCTAAAATTTGTTGAAGTCCCCTTTCTGTATGTCCACCTGAAACGAGAATGTCAACGTTAGGTTTAATTTTTTTGTACTCTTTGCTCAATTCTTCTAACATGTCTTTCATAGTTTCCGAACCTGCTATCTTTATTATAGTTTGAGTGATAGCAGTATGATGTAATAAACATATCCAAGCCAGAACAAGCAGCGTTTTCATAGACCTTGAAAACATTTCAAAAGTACAAAACTAAACTCACTTACAAATGACGTTTTCGTTAAGTTTTTGGACCAAAATAAATTTTGAAGGATTAGTAGATTTTACCTATACTTGTACGCCATGAAAAAAATTCACAGTACTACGGTAATAGGGCTGATTCATAATAATCAGGTTGCAATTGGTGCAGATGGTCAAGCTACTATGGGAAATACTATCATAAAAGCGAATGTAAAGAAAGTGCGTTTTTTAGCTCAAAATAGTATTTTAGTTGGCTTTGCAGGTGCTACTGCTGATGCTTTTACTTTGTTAGATCGCTTTGAGGATAAACTTTCTCAATATAAAAATAACATGAAGCGCGCTGCCATTGAGCTGGCTAAAGAATGGCGAACAGACCGTTTTTTACGTCGATTAGAAGCAATGATAGTAACTTTAAACTCACAAGAAGCCTTAATTATATCAGGAACAGGAGATGTTTTAGAACCTGAACATCAAATTTGTGCGATTGGTTCAGGTGCTATGTATGCTTATAGCGCTGCTATGGCATTGAAAAAACATGCACCTCATCTTAGCGCCAGAGAAATAGTACGAGAAGCTTTACATATTGCTGCAGATATCTGCATATACACTAATCACAATTTTGAAATACTTACCCTCGATTTGAATCAAAAAGCTGGCTAAAAAGTTATTCTAAAATAACCAATCCAAAGTATTTTCGTTTATAACTTTGAGCAGTCAAAATCAGTTGTACTCATAGCTAAGCGCACTATGCCAAAGACATTAGTGATTGTAGAGTCCCCTGCTAAGGCTAAATCTATCAATAAATATCTAGGAAGCAACTATATCGTAAAAGCTTCCATTGGACATATAAAAGATCTACCTAAAAATGAGCAAGCTGTTGACAAAGCCAATGGCTTCAAACTCAACTATGAAATCATTAAAGGCAAAAAAAAGATTATTGATGAGCTAAAAAAAGCCGCAGAAGAGGTAGATCAGGTTCTATTAGCCACAGACCCTGACCGTGAAGGCGAAGCTATTGCTTGGCATATTGCTAACGAAATAAAAAAGAAAAATAAAAATATTGCCAGAGTAGTTTTTAATGAAATTACTAAAAATGCAGTTTTACAGGCGATTCAAAACCCTCAAGCTCTAGACATGGACTTAGTCAGAGCGCAAGAGGCACGCCGTGCACTAGATAGATTAGTAGGTTTTGAAATCTCTCCTGTACTTTGGAAAACGCTTCGCTATGGGCTTTCTGCTGGTAGAGTACAATCTGTTGCCTTAGAGTGGATTGTCAATAGAGAATTAGAAATTCAAAACTTTAAAAGTCAAGAATACTGGACATTAGAAGCTACTTTTGTAACACAAGAAAATGAATCTTATACAGCGCGCTTGTATAGCATCTCCAATCAAATTGTTGGTGATGATACAGAAGATAAAAAGAAACTTCGCATTCCAAATCAAGAAACTATTCAGCAATACATAGCTGACATTCAAAAACATAATTTTATAATAGAGAATCTGATAACTAAACCACGTAAAAGTAACCCTTATCCACCCTTTATTACTTCAACGCTACAACAGGCCGCATCTAACGTACTTAGATTTAGCCCAAAACGTACTATGTCTATTGCTCAACAACTGTATGAAGGATTAGATATTGGCGGAGAAACTACGGGCTTAATCACTTACATGCGTACTGAT contains:
- a CDS encoding PorT family protein: MDTFNNGNMLNLYRQKACLVALILWVSTVYGQTASTVALQEKNTDEKTYNGVLYKKPYDFKKGKIGFIFGLNVADYAVIRRADGIDTFNAIYVKAGPGIHFGLVCTYKLHNLLDIRALPSFALQQRTIRFEQRATRDTAFNRTSESAIFQLPLEIKFKSERNDDFRVYLIGGTLFSYDMSNRASDKVNRDKLIRTQPFDIAGVVGFGMDFYREKIKLSPEIKFAHGINNILIRETNNSFSNGLDSLRTQTLMLNLIIDW
- the ubiE gene encoding bifunctional demethylmenaquinone methyltransferase/2-methoxy-6-polyprenyl-1,4-benzoquinol methylase UbiE; this translates as MQVEVKVKPYSSEGSKKKQVTDMFNNIAPKYDFLNRFLSAGIDQKWRKRAIKELSKEKPKIILDVATGTADFAIAALDLNPEKVIGIDISEKMLAIGKKKIQQKKLQDKIELTLGDSESLPFADNSFDAVTVAFGVRNFEYLTQGLSDIYRVLKPNGTLLVLEFSNPRKFPVKQFYRFYAEHILPTIGWLFSKDRAAYTYLPQSIKVFPDGENFLDICKTIGYQQTKWIPLTMGICSIYIAKKPA
- the hslV gene encoding ATP-dependent protease subunit HslV gives rise to the protein MKKIHSTTVIGLIHNNQVAIGADGQATMGNTIIKANVKKVRFLAQNSILVGFAGATADAFTLLDRFEDKLSQYKNNMKRAAIELAKEWRTDRFLRRLEAMIVTLNSQEALIISGTGDVLEPEHQICAIGSGAMYAYSAAMALKKHAPHLSAREIVREALHIAADICIYTNHNFEILTLDLNQKAG
- the polA gene encoding DNA polymerase I; protein product: MNEQPRLFLLDGMALVYRAHFAFIQNPRKTSKGFDTSAIFGFCNSLLEVLQKEKPDYIGVAFDTHEPTFRHEQNAAYKAHRPDTPKEILDAIPYIHRILDAMGIPKLSVPGYEADDVIGTLAKKAAQQGIKTYMMTPDKDFCQLVEENIICYRPKRVGNEIEILDIQGVIDKFGVPPAQVPDVLGLWGDNVDNIKGIPGIGEKTAKKLIQEYGSVENLIQNADKLKGKLKENVIQYAQQGLESKQLATIRTDVPIELELDKLKASPFNQTELKAIFEELEFKTLSKRLFGEKENVQKDLFGNVVIPTSTKSKPKTQSISPSLFENTSSPLQKNTIHDTPHEYIIISDEQKLKELAYELSIQPAFCFDTETTSTYTHNCELVGVAFCFEKHKAYYVPCNAELPLKTIQKYLKPIFADETILKIGHNLKFDIQVLHWQGIPVKGHFFDTMLANYLIQPEMKHTMDMLSETYLNYVPISIDTLIGKGQKQISMAEVPIEKVAEYAAEDADVTWQLYLHLSPKLHEKEVYSLFNEVEMPLMPVLAQMEIAGVLIDVEFLKQYSQVLEKEMEQLEKEIQDYVGIPFNLNSPRQLGEMLFEVLKLDKGEKTKKSGQYATGEEILEKLALKLDIEAAEQGKSIVNIPRKVLEYRELAKLKSTYIDALPELVNPKTNRVHTSFNQAVAVTGRLSSNQPNLQNIPIRTEKGKEIRKAFIAPEGYVLLSADYSQIELRIMASMSEDESLIQAFLEGQDIHASTASKIFNVDIDKVTPDMRRKAKTVNFGIIYGISAHGLSERLGIPRKEAAQIIESYFTQYPKVKAFMDAMVNYAREHGYVQTLLGRKRYLPDILSATPAVRNFAERNAINTPIQGTAADMIKKAMINIAAALKSYQTKMLLQVHDELLFEVPEHEVDIVKPIIVREMKDALQLKVPVEVSVGIGKNWLEAH
- a CDS encoding phosphate ABC transporter substrate-binding protein, yielding MKTLLVLAWICLLHHTAITQTIIKIAGSETMKDMLEELSKEYKKIKPNVDILVSGGHTERGLQQILAGEVDLCAISKAPSGNFIAELKAKYNTNGVKIAIAMECIGVFVHNQNRVNQLTAEQIAGIYSGEIKNWKELSGEDKPILAARLPDESGTCQFFKNRIMGGQDYDTSIIVKNNSAQITEWISKNPNGIAFGRLVDKKPTIKAISIKDYHQSSYVEPTLNNLKNNTYPLSRQLFLFSIKEPQGEVKEFIEWITQKETQKLVTKYGFYPVIEGIF
- a CDS encoding rRNA pseudouridine synthase — encoded protein: MNKFKGNRSAPDERKFDKDKLKQEIMQDMTKNIAQTSNKKNSTSKDKPVVVRKLKKVDKGHQNSKSNTVNSLSDKVEDNSFDPYSNFGNYDNIRKLAKKVLKQNSANFTDLKTQMQTLKRLQKLPQTEVRLNRYIAHCGICARREADQLIRQGKIKVNGVVVKELGKKINPQTDVVEYQGKPIQPKKFVYILMNKPKDCLCTLKDPKGRRTVIDIIGNATPDRVFPVGRLDRNTIGLLLLTNDGELAQRLMHPSYKIPKVYKVTLSEPLQKADIEAIRKGITLEDGLVEIDDIEYVPDTHKKQVVIQIHSGRNRVIRRLFEHLGYQIEKLDRIIYAGLTKRALPRGKFRFLTEEEIHALRKMVGLEK